In a single window of the Candidatus Thermoplasmatota archaeon genome:
- a CDS encoding acetate--CoA ligase family protein, with protein sequence MNIGQPAKKIHVTEDKVKSMLRDYGIPTTDFMLIRNEDDLDRTDIKFPAVLKVCSPDIIHKTDIGGVRLNIMDKEELRKNVIRFSKKFPGKNFLIEGMEPQGIEMIAGLIHDKSFGLSIMVGMGGIFAEMYGDVAFRLVPITMRDAEGMIDELKASKIFKGFRGMKPDKKAVASLLLKLSRIGMDCPSINQMDLNPVFVYENGLKVVDAKLIKGE encoded by the coding sequence ATGAATATCGGCCAGCCAGCAAAAAAAATTCATGTAACTGAAGATAAAGTCAAATCAATGCTGAGGGATTACGGCATCCCAACAACAGATTTCATGCTTATAAGGAATGAAGATGACTTGGACAGGACAGACATAAAATTTCCGGCTGTGCTGAAAGTATGTTCTCCAGACATTATCCATAAAACCGACATCGGCGGGGTAAGACTGAATATAATGGATAAGGAAGAGCTCAGAAAAAATGTGATTCGTTTCAGTAAAAAATTTCCCGGTAAAAATTTTCTGATCGAAGGGATGGAACCCCAGGGCATCGAGATGATAGCAGGGCTTATACATGATAAATCTTTTGGGCTTTCCATAATGGTCGGCATGGGCGGCATATTTGCAGAGATGTATGGCGATGTTGCCTTCAGACTCGTTCCTATAACAATGAGGGATGCAGAGGGCATGATTGACGAGCTTAAGGCAAGCAAGATTTTCAAAGGATTCAGAGGAATGAAACCTGACAAAAAAGCCGTGGCAAGCCTTCTCCTTAAACTTTCCAGGATCGGTATGGATTGCCCTTCTATAAACCAGATGGATTTAAACCCTGTATTTGTTTATGAGAACGGACTGAAAGTAGTGGATGCAAAATTAATAAAAGGTGAATAA
- the iorA gene encoding indolepyruvate ferredoxin oxidoreductase subunit alpha, which translates to MDVLSTQKKALLLGNEAVVRGAVEAGIDVATTYPGTPSSEIADTFSKIAQYYKNKGLEPGFYFQYSTNEKVALEFAAAAAVSGLRALTCMKHVGLNVASDTFMTYMYVGCKAGHVIITADDPSCHSSQNEQDNRYYAKFGNAPLLEPSDPLEAKDMVMEAFKISEELSLPILFRMTTRTSHIRGPVSLGRINLKKKKGKFEKNPLMVTVPEVARKLHPILLEKMEMAEKISENSRFNYVEDFGGNAGIVSSGPSHNYVREAVEELGVKCKILKLGMTNPLPRKMCIDFLKACGRVLVVEELEPFLEEQLKAIAHEEEIDVKIYGKGYGGLSRIYEYDVDIVERVIRKFFGLKEKESASSSIPIPPRPPVLCPGCPHRATYYAVKQVAPEGTIYPTDIGCYTLGKAPPLEVADFLLCMGSNVGTACGFSYATNQKVISFMGDSTFFHAGLPGIVNAVHHNHDCIITVLDNRTTAMTGHQPNPGTEYDGMGNEAVMLKVEDVVRGLGVKHVEVVNPNNLEKTKETFRRALEYKGTSVVVSKAPCILLIPQERRAGSFEIDQNKCTKCEVCIKKFGCPAFYYDGDKIKIDETLCSACGVCTQVCEPHAIRRKK; encoded by the coding sequence ATGGACGTATTATCGACACAAAAAAAAGCTTTACTTCTTGGAAACGAGGCGGTGGTCCGGGGGGCGGTAGAAGCAGGCATAGATGTTGCCACCACATATCCGGGCACACCTTCATCGGAAATAGCGGATACCTTCTCAAAAATAGCGCAATATTACAAAAATAAAGGGCTGGAGCCAGGATTTTATTTCCAGTATTCCACAAATGAAAAGGTGGCACTGGAATTTGCTGCCGCTGCTGCTGTCTCCGGCCTGCGCGCCCTTACGTGCATGAAGCATGTGGGCCTCAATGTGGCGAGTGATACATTTATGACATACATGTATGTCGGGTGCAAGGCGGGGCATGTAATCATAACGGCAGATGACCCCTCATGCCATTCATCCCAGAACGAGCAGGACAACAGATACTATGCGAAATTCGGGAATGCCCCACTGCTGGAGCCGTCTGACCCCCTGGAGGCAAAAGACATGGTTATGGAAGCTTTCAAAATATCGGAGGAACTTTCGCTGCCCATCCTTTTCAGAATGACCACGAGGACATCCCATATTCGCGGTCCGGTTTCGTTGGGCAGGATTAATCTGAAGAAGAAAAAGGGAAAATTTGAGAAAAATCCGCTGATGGTAACCGTACCTGAGGTTGCACGAAAATTGCATCCCATTCTGCTTGAAAAGATGGAAATGGCAGAAAAAATTTCTGAGAATAGCAGATTTAATTATGTCGAAGATTTTGGAGGAAATGCCGGCATTGTTTCATCAGGCCCGTCGCACAACTATGTGAGAGAAGCTGTCGAGGAACTGGGGGTGAAATGCAAAATATTGAAGCTCGGGATGACCAACCCCCTCCCAAGAAAAATGTGCATCGATTTTTTGAAGGCATGTGGAAGAGTGCTGGTAGTGGAGGAACTTGAACCTTTCCTTGAAGAGCAGTTGAAGGCGATTGCCCATGAGGAAGAAATTGACGTAAAAATATATGGCAAAGGGTACGGTGGCTTGAGCAGAATATATGAATATGATGTCGATATCGTAGAAAGGGTAATCAGAAAATTTTTTGGATTGAAAGAAAAAGAATCTGCAAGCAGTAGCATACCCATACCGCCCCGCCCCCCAGTGTTATGCCCGGGATGCCCACACAGGGCCACATATTATGCGGTCAAGCAGGTTGCACCGGAGGGCACCATATATCCTACCGACATAGGGTGCTATACTCTCGGTAAGGCCCCTCCTCTCGAAGTGGCGGATTTTCTGCTGTGCATGGGTTCAAATGTCGGTACGGCATGCGGCTTTTCCTATGCCACAAATCAGAAAGTCATTTCGTTCATGGGCGATTCTACTTTCTTCCATGCCGGCCTGCCGGGCATCGTAAATGCTGTGCACCACAATCACGACTGCATTATTACCGTTCTTGACAACAGGACAACGGCCATGACGGGCCACCAGCCCAACCCCGGCACGGAATACGACGGCATGGGAAACGAGGCGGTCATGCTGAAGGTTGAGGACGTGGTGAGAGGGCTTGGCGTAAAGCACGTTGAGGTGGTCAATCCAAACAATTTAGAAAAGACAAAGGAGACTTTCAGGAGAGCACTTGAATATAAGGGCACTTCCGTTGTCGTCTCAAAAGCCCCCTGTATACTTCTTATACCTCAAGAGAGGCGTGCAGGCTCGTTCGAGATAGACCAGAACAAATGCACAAAATGTGAGGTCTGCATCAAAAAATTCGGGTGTCCCGCCTTCTACTATGATGGCGATAAAATCAAAATAGATGAGACGCTCTGCAGTGCATGCGGGGTGTGCACCCAGGTTTGCGAACCACACGCGATAAGGAGGAAAAAATGA
- the cca gene encoding CCA tRNA nucleotidyltransferase has protein sequence MEIIKKVLEKIVPSEEEERKIMQAVEKLKSEILGNAEKKSLGVKVMLVGSIAKGTYLKGSLDIDFFILFPVHCPKDEMRERSLEIGKDILQEWKIQYAEHPYVRGIYEGYNVDIVPCYDVKHPSEKMSAVDRTPFHTEYIRKNLKDKDEVRLLKQFLKGTGCYGAEIKIQGFSGYLAELLVLKYGSFEQVLKNSQDWKNKVILSLNGDKNVDFPENFVFIDPVDSSRNVAAALSPDKIQFFIFAAGEYLKNPRLEFFFPKKVRLWPLEKIRDRVKNFVGLRIPKPDVVDDILYSQIKKASKSMEKMYRKRGFHPVDSLYHVNDDILIIARLKEKKIPERKIHMGPPEKENDYVKAFLLKWEGNDNVINIPYKKNGRWWVEIKRDYTNAYNLLENKLEDLNLGKNLNELKNHVKIYEDDDFVKEKYATFWTEYFSGKPPWER, from the coding sequence ATGGAGATAATAAAAAAAGTGCTGGAAAAAATCGTTCCGTCGGAAGAGGAAGAAAGAAAAATCATGCAGGCGGTGGAGAAATTAAAGTCGGAAATTTTGGGCAATGCAGAGAAAAAAAGCCTGGGTGTAAAAGTCATGCTCGTCGGCTCAATAGCAAAAGGAACATATCTTAAAGGCTCGCTAGATATAGACTTCTTTATTCTATTTCCGGTACATTGTCCAAAGGATGAGATGAGAGAACGTTCCCTTGAAATTGGGAAGGATATCCTCCAGGAATGGAAGATTCAATATGCCGAGCACCCTTACGTCAGAGGAATTTATGAAGGATACAATGTCGATATAGTGCCCTGCTATGATGTAAAACACCCGTCAGAAAAAATGAGTGCGGTGGACAGGACGCCCTTCCACACCGAATACATCAGGAAAAATTTGAAGGATAAAGATGAGGTAAGATTGCTGAAGCAGTTTTTGAAGGGCACAGGGTGTTACGGGGCAGAGATAAAAATTCAGGGCTTTTCAGGGTACCTGGCAGAACTATTGGTATTGAAGTATGGCTCATTTGAACAGGTACTGAAAAATTCTCAGGATTGGAAGAATAAAGTCATACTGTCACTGAATGGTGATAAAAATGTAGATTTCCCGGAAAATTTTGTTTTTATTGATCCTGTCGATTCTTCACGCAATGTTGCTGCCGCCCTTTCGCCGGATAAAATACAATTTTTTATTTTTGCGGCAGGGGAATATCTAAAAAATCCGAGATTGGAATTTTTCTTTCCAAAAAAAGTCAGGCTGTGGCCGTTGGAAAAGATAAGAGATAGAGTAAAAAATTTTGTTGGTCTCCGTATACCGAAACCAGACGTGGTGGATGACATATTGTACTCGCAGATAAAAAAAGCATCAAAAAGCATGGAAAAGATGTACCGTAAACGTGGATTTCATCCAGTTGATTCATTATATCATGTAAATGACGATATACTGATAATTGCAAGGTTGAAGGAAAAGAAAATCCCTGAAAGAAAGATTCATATGGGCCCGCCAGAAAAAGAAAATGATTATGTTAAAGCGTTTCTTTTAAAGTGGGAAGGAAATGACAATGTCATTAATATCCCATATAAAAAAAATGGCAGATGGTGGGTCGAGATAAAAAGAGATTATACCAATGCATACAATTTGCTGGAGAATAAACTGGAAGATTTAAATCTGGGGAAAAATCTTAATGAATTAAAAAATCATGTTAAAATCTATGAAGATGATGATTTTGTAAAAGAAAAATATGCTACATTCTGGACAGAATATTTTTCGGGAAAGCCCCCTTGGGAACGATAG
- the sucD gene encoding succinate--CoA ligase subunit alpha — translation MAIFVDEDTRVIVQGATGHQGRFHIKAMQDFGTKVVAGVTPGKGGEDVHGVPIYDTVEESMEKEPNTSLILVPAPFAKDAVMESLDAGIKTIVVVTDCIPVHDAMEFVHYAIYKKTRIIGPNCPGIASPGKSKVGIIPNTVFMEGSIGVVSRSGTLTYEIVNSLTENSLGQSTCIGLGGDPVIGTTFIDALEAFENDAETKAVALVGEIGGTAEEEAAIYIKKNVTKPVYAYIAGRSAPPRKKMGHAGAIISKGEGTAQSKTDALRASGAKVARFPQEIAEMMKNDSII, via the coding sequence ATGGCAATATTTGTTGATGAGGATACACGTGTCATCGTTCAAGGGGCGACTGGACATCAGGGGCGATTCCACATCAAAGCAATGCAGGATTTTGGGACGAAGGTTGTGGCGGGTGTAACTCCTGGCAAGGGTGGTGAGGATGTTCACGGCGTACCCATCTACGATACCGTCGAAGAGAGCATGGAAAAAGAGCCAAACACATCTTTAATTCTTGTACCGGCTCCATTTGCAAAGGATGCGGTGATGGAATCTCTGGATGCAGGGATAAAAACAATTGTTGTCGTAACAGACTGTATTCCAGTCCACGATGCCATGGAATTTGTTCATTATGCGATATACAAAAAGACGAGAATCATCGGGCCGAATTGCCCCGGCATTGCCAGCCCTGGGAAGAGCAAGGTAGGCATAATCCCGAACACGGTGTTCATGGAGGGAAGCATAGGCGTTGTATCCCGCTCTGGAACCCTCACATATGAAATTGTCAATTCCCTCACGGAGAACAGTCTGGGGCAGTCCACATGCATAGGGCTTGGGGGCGACCCTGTCATCGGAACAACATTCATCGATGCTCTTGAAGCATTTGAAAACGATGCAGAAACTAAAGCCGTTGCCCTTGTCGGAGAAATAGGTGGCACGGCAGAAGAGGAAGCAGCCATTTACATCAAAAAGAACGTCACAAAACCTGTCTATGCATATATTGCAGGCAGGTCAGCACCGCCGAGAAAAAAAATGGGGCATGCAGGTGCGATTATATCAAAAGGGGAGGGGACAGCTCAATCAAAAACAGATGCTCTCAGGGCTTCGGGAGCGAAAGTTGCAAGGTTTCCGCAAGAAATCGCAGAAATGATGAAAAATGATTCGATTATTTGA
- the iorB gene encoding indolepyruvate ferredoxin oxidoreductase subunit beta, which produces MKERLLFSGVGGQGVLTGANILAKTFLTEGKKVLMSEVHGMAQRGGSVICTVCVGDVYSPLIADGGADVIVSMEPVEALRYIKKLKRDGVIITDINPVIPPNVSIGESKYPDPEEVFKELSSRGKLIKIDALDIAKKSGNAITKNVVMLGALAGMDLLPIGKEKILESVKNNIPEKYVEMNERAFNMGLKAVKV; this is translated from the coding sequence ATGAAGGAAAGATTGTTATTCTCGGGAGTTGGCGGCCAGGGTGTGCTTACAGGGGCAAACATACTGGCAAAAACATTTCTAACAGAAGGAAAAAAAGTACTGATGTCTGAAGTGCACGGCATGGCGCAAAGAGGCGGGAGCGTGATATGTACCGTTTGCGTGGGGGATGTATATTCACCTTTAATTGCCGACGGGGGTGCAGATGTTATCGTTTCCATGGAGCCAGTGGAAGCCCTCAGGTACATAAAAAAATTGAAGAGAGATGGAGTCATAATAACTGATATAAACCCCGTGATTCCGCCAAACGTATCTATAGGTGAGAGTAAATATCCAGATCCGGAGGAAGTGTTCAAAGAACTTTCATCAAGGGGAAAGCTGATAAAAATTGATGCACTGGATATTGCAAAGAAATCGGGCAATGCTATAACGAAAAACGTGGTCATGCTTGGTGCCCTTGCAGGAATGGATCTGTTGCCCATCGGAAAGGAAAAAATACTGGAGTCTGTGAAGAACAACATTCCAGAAAAATATGTGGAGATGAATGAAAGGGCTTTCAACATGGGGCTCAAGGCAGTGAAAGTTTAA
- a CDS encoding PAS domain S-box protein codes for MEGDMGAREGYLEAILDNIPVGIIFIDEKGFVIYKNKKIMGEMCDDINKTKILENPLVKKSAYFKNLKDLLEKGRPFKNVMWKKNNKFFSMDGISLPSNGTIIIMNDISERVYAEDALRENEEKYRILTENSPTGVLMVKDGKCLFSNKRFGEITGYGNNISKKNFMDLVHTGDIKIIRKKMNSVLEGKKSSSCTIRLIRKDGKTAWIELNTCAVNYEGGKALLVNTIDITKKRMMENELKLSNKKMEEIIERERKFTEDISHYFFNPLCIAKGYIDLSMKEADPELKRKLEITRTAVDRVETVVKHVVMEGRIYE; via the coding sequence ATGGAAGGGGACATGGGCGCACGTGAAGGTTATCTTGAGGCAATACTGGATAACATTCCTGTCGGGATCATTTTTATTGATGAAAAAGGGTTTGTGATCTACAAAAACAAAAAAATTATGGGTGAAATGTGCGACGATATAAATAAGACAAAAATTTTAGAGAATCCATTGGTTAAAAAATCCGCTTATTTTAAAAATCTTAAAGATCTGCTCGAAAAAGGTCGCCCATTTAAAAACGTAATGTGGAAAAAAAATAATAAATTTTTTTCTATGGATGGAATCTCTCTCCCGTCCAATGGGACAATAATCATTATGAACGACATAAGTGAAAGAGTGTATGCAGAGGATGCACTGAGGGAAAACGAGGAAAAGTATCGCATTTTGACCGAGAATTCACCTACAGGGGTATTAATGGTAAAAGATGGTAAATGCTTGTTCTCAAACAAAAGATTTGGAGAAATAACCGGATATGGCAATAACATTTCAAAAAAAAATTTTATGGATCTCGTTCACACTGGCGATATTAAAATTATCAGAAAAAAAATGAACAGTGTCCTGGAAGGAAAAAAATCATCTTCATGCACTATACGGTTAATAAGGAAAGACGGCAAGACAGCATGGATAGAATTGAACACATGTGCCGTGAATTATGAAGGCGGTAAAGCACTGCTGGTCAATACAATAGATATCACTAAAAAAAGGATGATGGAGAATGAACTCAAGCTTTCCAATAAAAAAATGGAGGAAATCATTGAGAGGGAAAGAAAATTTACTGAAGACATCTCTCACTATTTTTTTAACCCCCTGTGCATAGCAAAAGGGTACATAGATCTTTCCATGAAGGAAGCTGATCCCGAACTAAAGAGAAAACTCGAGATAACAAGAACTGCCGTTGACAGAGTAGAAACCGTTGTCAAACATGTGGTGATGGAGGGGAGGATATACGAGTAA
- the thpR gene encoding RNA 2',3'-cyclic phosphodiesterase, whose translation MRTFISIDVGSMKPLVELENELREGMNVKLVEPENIHLTLKFLGEIGEDIIPGIGEVMKGSLHGIKPFTASLHGVGAFPNLNYIKVVWVGLVDNGQMEEIASRLNNGLHEYGFKNEKRFVPHATLARVRSARGKEKLKELINKNRDKQFGEVNVECIRLKKSELTKEGPIYNTVLEVKL comes from the coding sequence ATGAGAACATTCATATCAATAGATGTGGGCAGCATGAAGCCGCTTGTAGAACTTGAAAACGAATTGAGGGAGGGAATGAACGTCAAACTGGTAGAGCCGGAAAATATTCATCTGACGTTGAAATTCCTTGGAGAAATTGGGGAAGACATCATACCCGGCATCGGGGAGGTTATGAAAGGCTCTCTGCATGGAATAAAACCGTTCACAGCATCGCTCCACGGTGTGGGCGCATTCCCAAACTTAAATTATATAAAAGTTGTATGGGTCGGCCTGGTGGACAACGGGCAAATGGAGGAAATAGCATCAAGGTTAAATAACGGGCTGCATGAATACGGGTTCAAAAATGAAAAAAGATTCGTGCCGCATGCAACACTGGCGAGAGTGAGAAGCGCTAGAGGTAAAGAAAAATTGAAAGAGTTGATAAATAAAAATAGGGATAAACAATTCGGAGAGGTGAATGTGGAATGCATAAGGCTCAAGAAAAGTGAATTGACGAAGGAAGGGCCCATATACAATACCGTCCTGGAAGTAAAATTGTGA